From a single Flavobacteriales bacterium genomic region:
- a CDS encoding T9SS type A sorting domain-containing protein produces MTGFSSSICGYPEAAVFRYDGDGFHEWPPFQEIPYYANNYIGTVFEFQGYTYMSGSYRDPLSSGFCNLMRHNGSTWEYVPGWGSGSGAIKDVVIHNDVLYIVGAFREPGTPGNGLAAFDGQNWLDFGTGLELAIAPGYTSVLTLQWFHDDLFVGGQFTTAGGIPANGLAKWNGTQWCSLPGFDQEPGPNPQSVPGMAVWRDSLYIVGAFTELEGQPFNRVAQWIGGDAVSGCSTPISVPEFNGQQEPLSVWNSTESTWTIQLPYEDLWSVSVFDATGNEIRSEQVTGKQGNVDLPDLAHGIYIVRATDHQGVPFTAKIAVQ; encoded by the coding sequence ATGACAGGTTTTTCGTCAAGTATTTGTGGCTACCCTGAAGCCGCAGTATTCCGATATGATGGAGATGGGTTTCACGAGTGGCCTCCGTTCCAAGAGATCCCCTATTACGCCAACAACTACATCGGTACCGTCTTCGAATTTCAAGGGTACACGTACATGTCAGGAAGCTATCGGGATCCACTCTCCAGCGGTTTCTGTAACCTTATGAGGCACAACGGTTCCACATGGGAATACGTACCCGGTTGGGGCAGCGGTAGCGGAGCAATTAAAGATGTGGTCATCCACAATGATGTGCTGTACATCGTGGGTGCTTTCCGGGAACCCGGTACACCGGGCAATGGGTTGGCGGCCTTCGATGGGCAGAATTGGTTGGATTTTGGAACAGGACTGGAATTGGCCATAGCACCGGGGTATACTTCGGTACTTACCCTACAATGGTTCCACGATGACCTTTTTGTAGGCGGCCAATTCACCACCGCAGGCGGTATACCTGCAAACGGCTTGGCCAAGTGGAATGGTACGCAATGGTGTTCATTACCCGGCTTCGATCAAGAACCCGGTCCAAATCCACAGTCTGTTCCCGGTATGGCCGTTTGGCGAGATAGCTTGTATATCGTTGGGGCATTCACAGAACTCGAAGGGCAGCCCTTTAACCGCGTGGCGCAATGGATCGGTGGCGATGCAGTAAGCGGTTGTAGCACGCCTATTTCTGTGCCGGAGTTCAATGGCCAGCAAGAACCCTTGAGCGTTTGGAATTCGACAGAAAGCACGTGGACAATACAGCTGCCTTATGAAGACCTTTGGTCCGTTAGTGTGTTCGATGCAACGGGTAACGAGATCCGATCGGAACAGGTCACTGGGAAGCAAGGAAACGTAGACCTACCCGACCTTGCCCATGGCATTTATATCGTGCGTGCAACAGATCATCAAGGCGTACCATTCACGGCAAAGATCGCCGTTCAGTGA
- a CDS encoding LPP20 family lipoprotein: MKTLSTNRTITAVMTALLLSGGLAACKSKKKAAEAAAPPGGETEVKVMCSGPEYFTNNEVFRANAIGESMDQATAKKKALANARAQMASDINTQIKGVIDNYVNSREFNNKEEVSERFEGLTREVVDQRLSGVRTICEKQVTVNATGNYKTYIAIELSAQDLLAAYNERLSNDERTRIDYDYEKFKETFDAEMDKIGK, from the coding sequence ATGAAAACCCTTTCCACCAACCGAACAATTACCGCAGTGATGACGGCGCTTTTGCTGTCCGGCGGACTCGCAGCTTGTAAGAGCAAGAAGAAAGCCGCCGAGGCTGCGGCGCCTCCGGGAGGCGAGACAGAGGTCAAAGTAATGTGCTCCGGCCCAGAGTACTTTACGAACAACGAAGTCTTCCGCGCCAATGCAATTGGCGAAAGCATGGACCAAGCAACAGCCAAGAAAAAAGCATTGGCCAATGCACGCGCTCAAATGGCCAGTGACATCAATACCCAGATCAAGGGTGTGATCGACAACTACGTGAACAGCCGCGAATTCAACAACAAAGAAGAAGTGTCCGAGCGATTTGAAGGACTTACCCGCGAAGTCGTGGATCAACGCTTGTCCGGTGTCCGTACGATCTGCGAAAAGCAGGTTACCGTTAATGCTACGGGTAACTACAAGACCTACATCGCTATCGAACTCAGCGCACAGGACCTCTTAGCTGCTTACAACGAGCGCCTAAGCAACGATGAACGCACACGGATCGATTACGATTACGAAAAGTTCAAAGAGACCTTTGACGCCGAAATGGATAAGATCGGTAAGTGA
- a CDS encoding LPP20 family lipoprotein, with protein sequence MPAEAPRPTWVSARPVTGGYYVGIGLANKNRPDAQEAAKKNALNDLASEISVTVEGNSLLYTLDRRTTFDESFTSTIKTSSVELLEGFELVDTYENEAEYWTYYRLSKSEHARIKAERKANAIGIAIDLRSRAKASLAAGDLKGAFDQDLRALIAMKAYWGENDIVELNGEQVPLVNALYGDLQLLSSGVTFSILPERCVLDYSNGFKREVVIKARYTGGSALVQLPVVIAYPGSNGKVTELKNTDTDGNLRTTVQHVANDQNKAPEIVVRLNMDELIHTETDQALAKALGASLTQPEQRAAIDRVMPKVYMRAQETNLGEPVGDAGAASAIRQELTSNGFRFVDREADCDMLLDLTSATRQGGESNGFFIAYLDLTYSIRDRRTKDVIHEGGQQGVKGVQLNFEKAGLEAYKKAIADIKKELVPGIMNAFN encoded by the coding sequence ATGCCTGCTGAGGCGCCAAGACCAACTTGGGTCAGTGCGCGACCTGTGACCGGCGGTTACTACGTCGGTATTGGTTTGGCGAACAAGAACAGACCCGATGCCCAGGAAGCAGCCAAGAAGAACGCACTGAACGACCTGGCAAGCGAGATCAGCGTAACAGTTGAGGGCAATAGTTTGCTTTATACCTTGGATCGCAGGACCACCTTCGATGAATCCTTCACAAGTACCATAAAGACCAGTTCCGTTGAGTTGTTGGAAGGATTTGAACTGGTTGATACCTATGAGAACGAAGCGGAGTACTGGACCTATTACCGCCTTTCCAAGTCGGAACACGCACGAATAAAGGCTGAGCGTAAGGCAAACGCAATTGGCATCGCCATCGATCTGCGTTCCAGAGCAAAGGCCAGCTTGGCGGCAGGTGATCTGAAAGGTGCGTTCGATCAGGACCTACGCGCGTTGATCGCCATGAAAGCCTATTGGGGAGAGAATGATATCGTGGAATTGAATGGAGAACAGGTTCCATTGGTGAATGCATTGTACGGCGATCTTCAACTATTGAGCAGTGGAGTAACCTTCAGCATTTTGCCGGAGCGCTGTGTGCTGGATTATTCGAATGGATTCAAACGGGAAGTGGTGATAAAAGCGCGTTACACCGGCGGATCAGCCTTGGTCCAATTACCTGTTGTCATTGCCTATCCCGGCAGTAACGGAAAGGTCACCGAACTAAAGAATACCGATACGGATGGAAACCTGCGCACAACGGTCCAGCACGTAGCGAATGACCAGAACAAAGCTCCAGAGATCGTGGTCAGGTTGAACATGGATGAGCTCATTCACACCGAAACCGACCAAGCGTTGGCAAAAGCGTTGGGTGCGAGCCTAACACAACCAGAACAGCGTGCTGCGATCGATCGGGTAATGCCCAAGGTGTACATGCGTGCCCAAGAAACCAATCTGGGTGAACCAGTTGGTGATGCAGGGGCGGCTAGCGCAATAAGGCAGGAACTCACCAGCAATGGATTCCGTTTTGTGGACCGCGAGGCCGATTGTGATATGCTTCTTGATCTTACGTCAGCGACGCGTCAGGGTGGAGAAAGCAACGGATTCTTTATCGCGTACTTGGACCTTACGTACAGCATTCGCGATCGACGCACCAAGGATGTGATCCACGAGGGTGGGCAACAAGGCGTGAAAGGCGTTCAGCTCAATTTCGAAAAAGCTGGGCTAGAAGCGTACAAGAAAGCGATAGCCGATATTAAGAAAGAACTCGTGCCGGGCATTATGAACGCCTTTAACTAA